The DNA segment GCCGCGCAGCTTGGCCAGCAGTGCATAGCGGTTGCTGCGTACGGCGGCGTCTTCGGCGTTGACCAGTACGGTCTCGAAGAAGCTGTCCACCGGTTCGCGCAGACTCGCCAGGCGTTCCAGGGTTTCGCGGTAGCTGCCGGCGTTCGCCAGGGCCTGTTCGGCGTCGGCCACGGCCTTGGCCAGGGCCTGTTCGGCGGCTTCTTGGAGCAGGGCGCTGTCGACGCTGCCCGGAACGCTGCCTTCAGCCTTGCTCAGCAGGTTGGATACGCGCTTGTTGGCAGCTGCCAGGGCTGCGGCTTCTGGCAGTTTGCGGAAGGCCTGAACGGCCTGCACGCGCTGGTCGAAGTCCAGTGCGGAGGACGGTTGCAGGGCGCGCACGGAAAGGTACACGGCAACGTCCACACCTTCGTCCTCGTATCGCGCACGCAGGCGGTCAAAGACGAACTCCAGCACCTGCTCGGCGAGACCGTCGGCCTTTACCCTGGCGCCATAGAGGTCGATCGCGAAGGCGATAGCAGTGGCCAGATCGAGGTTCAGTTGCTTCTCGATCAGGATGCGCAGCACGCCCAGGGCCTGGCGGCGCAGGGCGAAGGGGTCCTTGCTGCCGGTGGGGAGCATGCCGATGCCGAAGATACCCACCAGGGTGTCCAGCTTGTCGGCCACGGCCACGGCGGCACCGGTGAGGGTCTGCGGCAGTTCGGCGCCGGCGCCACGCGGCATGTACTGCTCGTTCAGCGCCTTAGCGACGTCTTCCGGCTCGCCATCGTTGATGGCGTAGTAGTAGCCGGCGATGCCCTGCATCTCGGGGAATTCACCGACCATCTCGGTGGCCAGGTCGCACTTGGCGAGGATGCCGGCGCGAGCGGCACGGACCGTATCGGCGCCGATCTGCTCGGCCACGAAACCAGCGAGGCGGGACACGCGCTCGGCTTTATCAAAGACGGTACCGAGCTGGGCCTGGAACACCACGTTCTTCAGACGCTCGTTGAAGCCTTCCAGCTTCTGCTTTTTGTCCTGCTTGAAGAAGAACTCGGCGTCGGTGAGGCGTGGACGAACCACCTTCTCGTTACCGGAGATGATCTGCGCCGGGTCCTTGCTGACCACGTTGGCCACGGTGATGAAGCGCGGCAACAGCTTGCCGTTGGCATCCAGCAGGCAGAAGTACTTCTGGTTGTCCTGCATGGTGGAGATCAGGGCTTCCTGGGGTACGGCGAGGAAGCGCTCCTCGAAGGAGCACACCAGCGGCACCGGCCACTCGACTAGCGCGGTCACTTCGTCCAGCAGATCGGCGGGCACTACGGCAGTGCCGTTCTGTTCGGCGGCCAGTTCGGCCACGCGCTTGGCGATGATCTCGCGGCGTTCGGAGAAGTCGGCTAGCACGTGGGCGCTGCGCAGGTCTTCCAGGTAAGTGGAAGGCTTGCTGATGCGGATGTTGTCCGGGTTGTGGAAACGGTGGCCACGGGACTCACGACCGGCTTTCTGGGTGAGGATCTCGCAATCCACCACGTCGTCGCCGAACAGCATGACCAGCCATTGGGTCGGACGGACGAACTCTTCGCGGCGAGCAGCCCAGCGCATGCGCTTCGGGATCGGCAGGGCAGCCAGGGACGCTTCGACGATGCCAGGCAGCAGGCCAGCGGCGGGTTGGCCGGGAATGGACTGGCTGAACTTCAGCTTCGGACCACTCTTGTCGATCAGCTCCAGGTCGACACCGCACTTGCGGGCGAAGCCCAGTGCAGCCTGGGTAGGCTTGCCTTCGGCATCGAAGGCGGCCTGGATCGGCGGGCCGTCGAGATTGACGCTGCGGTCGGGTTGCTGGGTGGCCAACTGCTCCACCAGCACGGCCAGGCGGCGCGGGGCGGCGAACACCTGGGCCTTGGCGTAGCCCAGGCCGGCAGCCTTGAGGCCTTGCTCGATGCCGCCGAGGAAGGCGTCACCGAGAGATTTCAGGGCTTTGGGAGGCAGCTCTTCGGTGCCCAGCTCTACCAGAAAATCTTGTGCACTCATTCTTGAGCCTCCAGCTTGGCCAGTACTTCGTCACGCAGTTCGGGAGTGGCCATGGGGAAGCCGAGGCGCGCGCGCGCCTGCAGGTAGCTTTGTGCCACGGCGCGGGCCAGGGTGCGCACGCGCAGGATGTAGCGCTGGCGCTCGGTCACCGAGATGGCGCGGCGGGCATCCAGCAGGTTGAAGGTGTGGGAAGCCTTGAGGACCATCTCGTAGGTCGGCAGCGGCAGCTGCAGCTCGATCAAGCGATTGGCTTCGCTCTCGTAGAAGTCGAACAGCTCGAACAGCTTCTCGACGTTGGCGTGCTCGAAGTTGTAGGTCGACTGCTCCACCTCGTTCTGGTGGAACACGTCGCCGTAGGTGACCTTGCCGAAGGGGCCGTCGGCCCAGACCAGGTCGTACACCGAATCGACGCCCTGGATGTACATGGCCAGGCGCTCCAGGCCATAGGTGATCTCACCGGTCACCGGGTAGCACTCGATGCCACCGACCTGCTGGAAGTAGGTGAACTGGGTGACTTCCATGCCGTTCAGCCAGATTTCCCAGCCCAGGCCCCAGGCGCCGAGGGTTGGCGATTCCCAGTTGTCCTCGACGAAGCGGATGTCATGCACCAGCGGGTCGATGCCAATGGCTTTCAGCGAGCCGAGGTACAGCTCCTGGAAGTTCTCCGGGTTAGGCTTGAGGACCACCTGGAACTGGTAGTAGTGCTGCAGCCGGTTGGGGTTTTCGCCGTAGCGGCCGTCGGTCGGACGGCGGGACGGCTGCACGTAGGCGGCGTTCCAGGTCTCCGGGCCGATGGCGCGGAGGAAGGTGGCGGTGTGGAAAGTACCGGCGCCCACTTCCATGTCGTAGGGCTGGAGCACCACGCAGCCCTGCTCGGCCCAGTACTGCTGCAGGGCGAGGATCAGGTCTTGGAAGGTGCGCACGGCGGGCGTAGTCTGGCTCACGAATTTCACCTGTGCTGGGTCTTCAACGGAAAATGCCGGAGTATACCCGATCCGACCTCGCCGCAACCGCATGGAAAGCCTTATGCCACGCTGCTTCTGGTGCAATGACGACCCCCTCTACATCGCCTACCACGACACCGAATGGGGTGTTCCGCTGAAGGACCCGGCGGCGCTCTTCGAACTGCTCCTGCTGGAAGGTTTCCAGGCCGGCCTGTCGTGGATCACCGTGCTGAAGAAGCGCGAGCGTTACCGTGAGGTGCTGTTTGGCTTCGACCCCAAGCGCCTGGCGGTGATGAGTGATGAGGAAATCGAGAAGCTGATGCAGGACCCCGGCATCATCCGCAACTTCCTCAAACTCAAGGCCGCACGGCAGAACGCGCAGGCCTGGCTGCGCCTGGGCGACCCGGTGGCGCTGCTCTGGTCGTTCGTCGACGGTGAGCCGAAGGTCAATCACTTCAGCGAGCGCGGCCAGGTGCCTGCGGTCACCCCCGAGGCCGAGGCCATGAGCAAGGCATTGAAGAAAGCCGGCTTCACCTTTGTCGGCCCGACCATTTGCTACGCCTTCATGCAGGCCGCCGGCATGGTCATGGATCACACAGTTGATTGTGACCGTTACCGTGAACTGACCGCTTGAGGCGGCATCGTTCACACGGCGAGGTTAGAATGCGCGCTTTTCGATCTACTGGAGATGCCTGTGGATAAGCTGAAAGGCGCGTTGGTCGTCGGTTTCCTGCGCCTCTTTGCCCTGCTCCCCTGGCGCGCCGTGCAAGCGGTCGGCGCAGCCATCGGCTGGCTAATGTGGAAGCTGCCCAACCGCTCCCGCGATGTGGTGCGGATCAACCTGTCCAAGTGCTTCCCCGAATGGTCGCCGGCGGAACTGGAGCAGCGCGTGGGTCAGAGCCTGATGGACATCGGCAGGACTTTCACCGAAAGCGCCTGTGCCTGGATCTGGCCGGCGGAGAAATCCATCGGCCTGGTGCGCGAGGTGGAGGGTCTGGACGTGCTGCACGAGGCCCTGGCCAGCGGCAAGGGCGTGGTGGGGATCACCAGCCACCTGGGCAACTGGGAAGTGCTCAACCACTTCTACTGCGCGCAGTGCAAACCCATCATCTTCTACCGTCCGCCGAAGCTGAAAGCGGTGGATGAACTGCTGCAAAAGCAGCGCGTGCAACTGGGCAACCGCGTGGCGCCCTCCACCAAGGAAGGCATCCTCAGCGTCATCAAGGAGGTGCGCAAGGGTGGCGCCGTGGGCATTCCGGCGGACCCGGAACCGAGCCTTTCGGCTGGCGTCTTCGTGCCCTTCCTCGGCACCCAGGCGCTGACCAGCAAATTCGTTCCGGGCATGCTCGCCGGCGGCAAGGCACGTGGCGTGTTCCTGCATGCCCTGCGCCTGCCTGATGGGGCGGGCTTCAAGGTGATCCTGGAAGCCGCCCCCGAAGGCATGTACAGCGAGAATGTCGAAGAAGGCGTGGCTGCCATGAGCCAGGTGGTGGAAAAGTACGTGCGGGCCTACCCGACCCAGTACATGTGGAGCATGAAGCGCTTCAAGAAACGCCCCGAAGGCGAGAAGAAGTGGTACTGACGGGAGAAGGGCTTCTGGGCTTGTGCCAAACGGCAATACACCGTATTAACGACGGCAGAAAATCGGCTCAGGATGATGCGATCCCATGGCGAACCAGCGGCAATTTCCCCGAACTCCGATGAAGTGCAGGATCAAGATCAGTCACCCGAGTTTTGGTGAGCTGATTGCCCAGACCCGTGATCTGTCCGATGGCGGCGTCTACATCCGTCACCCCGAACTGGTCGCCCTGCCCGTCGGCAGTACCATCCGCGGCCAGGTGCAGGATTTGCCGATCGAGGCACCGATCCTGCAGATGGAAGTGATGCGGGTCGATGCCGAGGGCGCCGGTTTCCGTTTCCTCGACGGCGACTAGTCGACCGCAACGGTCAACCGCGCAGCCACTGTTCGTCAGGTGAGCTGGCGGTGCTCCACTTCAGCCCGTCAAGCGTCACGAGCGCTTGTCGAGGCGCTTGAGAAACACCGCCATCTCCTTCTCCGCCTGCTTGTCGCCGTGGGCGCGAGCGGCCTCCAGGCCCTGCGTCCAGGCCTCACGAGCGGCGGTGAAGTCGCCCTGGGCTTCCAGCGCCTTGCCCAGCAGCTTCCAGGCGGCGGAGTACTTCGGGTCCTGCTCTACGCAGCGGCGCAGGTGCTCAGCGGCCTTGGCCGCGTCACCCTGGTCGAGGTAGCCCTTGCCCAGGCCGAAGCGCAGCAGGGCGTTGTCCACGCCCTTGGCCAGCATCTTTTCCAGTCCTTCGAGCACGGCGGTGTGTCCCCTTTAGAAGAAGGTCAGGCCGACCTGGAATAGGCGCTCGGCATCACGGATGTACTTCTTGTCCACGAGGAACAGGATTACGTGGTCGCCCGATTCGATCACGGTGTCGTCGTGGGCGATCAGCACTTCCTCGTCGCGGATGATGGCGCCGATGGTGGTGCCTGGCGGCAGGGCGATGTCTTCGATCATCTTGCCGACCACCTTGCTCGACTTGGCGTCGCCGTGGGCGATGGCTTCGATGGCCTCCGCCGCACCCCGGCGCAGGGAGTGCACGCTGACGATGTCGCCGCGGCGCACGTGGGTCAGCAGGGTGCCGATGGTGGCGAGCTGCGGGCTGATGGCGATGTCGATGTCGCCGCCCTGCACCAGGTCCACGTAGGCGGGGTTGTTGATGATGGTCATCACCTTGCGCGCGCCCAGGCGCTTGGCCAGTAGCGAGGACATGATGTTGGCTTCGTCGTCGTTGGTCAGGGCGAGGAAGATGTCGGCATCGTTGATGTTTTCTTCCACCAGCAGGTCGCGGTCGGAGGCGCTGCCCTGGAGCACGATGGTGCTGTCCAGGACTTCCGAGAGGTGGCGGCAGCGCGCCGCGTTCATCTCGATGATCTTCACCTGGTAGCGGCTCTCGATGGCCTCGGCCAGACGCTCGCCGATGTGGCCGCCACCGGCGATCACCACACGTTTGTAGCTGTCTTCAAGGCGGCGCAACTCGCTCATCACCGCGCGGATGTGGGCCTTGGCGGCGATGAAGAAGACCTCGTCGTCCGCTTCTATCACGGTGTCGCCCTTGGGCAGGATCGGCCGGTTGCGGCGGAAGATGGCGGCCACGCGGGTGTCGACGTTGGGCATGTGCTCGCGGATCTGGCGCAGCTCCTGGCCTACCAGCGGGCCGCCGTAGTAGGCCTTGACCCCCACCAGCTGGGCCTTGCCTTCGGCGAAGTCGATCACCTGCAGCGCGCCGGGGTATTCGATCAGGCGCTTGATGTAGTTGGTGACCACCTGCTCCGGGCTGATCAGCACGTCCACCGGGATGGCTTCGTTGTCGAAGAGGCCGGCGCGGGTCAGGTAGGCTGCCTCACGTACGCGGGCGATCTTGGTGGGTGTGTGGAAGAGGGTGTAGGCCACCTGGCAGGCGACCATGTTCACTTCATCACTGTTGGTCACCGCCACCAGCATGTCGGCGTCATCGGCCCCGGCTTGGCGCAGCACGGTGGGGAAGGAGCCGCGTCCCTGCACGGTGCGGATGTCGAGCCGGTCGCCGAGGTCGCGCAGGCGGTCACCGTCGGTGTCGACCACGGTGATGTCGTTGGCTTCCCCTGAGAGGTGTTCCGCCAGGGTGCCGCCAACTTGGCCGGCGCCGAGAATGATGATCTTCACTGCAGGCTCCATTAGCCTCGAGGCGAGGCGGCAATCTTGATCAGCTTGGCATAGTAGAAACCGTCATGGCCGTTTTCCTGCGCCAGCAGTTGACGGCCGTGGGGTTGTTTCAGTCCGAAGGGGCCGGGGATGTCCAGCTCGCGGGCACCTGGGGTGCGGGCAAGGAAGGCGGCGATGTTGTCGCTGTTTTCCTGTGGCAGGGTGGAGCATGTGGCGTAGAGCAGCACGCCGCCTACCTCCAGGGTTGGCCAGAGGGTGTCCAGCAGTTCGCCCTGGAGCTGGGCCAGTGCGGCAATGTCTTCCGCCTGGCGGGTCAGCTTGATGTCCGGGTGGCGGCGGATCACGCCGGTGGCCGAACAGGGGGCGTCGAGGAGGATGCGCTGGAACGGTTTGCCGTCCCACCAACTGGCGGTATCCCGGCCGTCGGCGGCGATCAGGTGTGCCTGCAGGCCAAGTCGCGCGAGGTTCTCGCGTACGCGCACCAGGCGGCTTTCTTCCAGATCGACAGCCACCACTTCAGACAGGCCCGGCTCGGCCTCCAGTACATGGCAGGTCTTGCCGCCAGGGGCGCAGCAGGCATCCAGCAGCCGTTGGCCAGGGGCCAGCTCCAGCAGGTCGGCGGCCAGTTGTGCGGCTTCGTCCTGCACGCTGACGCGGCCCTCGGCGAAGCCCGGCAGGGTCTTCACGTCGCAGGCTTCGACAAGGCGGATGCCATCGTGGCTGAAGGTGCAGGGCTCGGCGGCGATGCCGGCCTGCTGCAGTTCGGCCAGATAAGCTTCGCGGCTGCCATGTCGGCGATTGACCCGCAGGATCAACGGCGGGTGAGCATTGTTCGCCGCGCAGACTGCTTCCCAGTGTTCCGGCCAGGCGGCTTTC comes from the Pseudomonas sp. TCU-HL1 genome and includes:
- the glyS gene encoding glycine--tRNA ligase subunit beta → MSAQDFLVELGTEELPPKALKSLGDAFLGGIEQGLKAAGLGYAKAQVFAAPRRLAVLVEQLATQQPDRSVNLDGPPIQAAFDAEGKPTQAALGFARKCGVDLELIDKSGPKLKFSQSIPGQPAAGLLPGIVEASLAALPIPKRMRWAARREEFVRPTQWLVMLFGDDVVDCEILTQKAGRESRGHRFHNPDNIRISKPSTYLEDLRSAHVLADFSERREIIAKRVAELAAEQNGTAVVPADLLDEVTALVEWPVPLVCSFEERFLAVPQEALISTMQDNQKYFCLLDANGKLLPRFITVANVVSKDPAQIISGNEKVVRPRLTDAEFFFKQDKKQKLEGFNERLKNVVFQAQLGTVFDKAERVSRLAGFVAEQIGADTVRAARAGILAKCDLATEMVGEFPEMQGIAGYYYAINDGEPEDVAKALNEQYMPRGAGAELPQTLTGAAVAVADKLDTLVGIFGIGMLPTGSKDPFALRRQALGVLRILIEKQLNLDLATAIAFAIDLYGARVKADGLAEQVLEFVFDRLRARYEDEGVDVAVYLSVRALQPSSALDFDQRVQAVQAFRKLPEAAALAAANKRVSNLLSKAEGSVPGSVDSALLQEAAEQALAKAVADAEQALANAGSYRETLERLASLREPVDSFFETVLVNAEDAAVRSNRYALLAKLRGLFLGVADISVLG
- the trkA gene encoding Trk system potassium transporter TrkA, with amino-acid sequence MKIIILGAGQVGGTLAEHLSGEANDITVVDTDGDRLRDLGDRLDIRTVQGRGSFPTVLRQAGADDADMLVAVTNSDEVNMVACQVAYTLFHTPTKIARVREAAYLTRAGLFDNEAIPVDVLISPEQVVTNYIKRLIEYPGALQVIDFAEGKAQLVGVKAYYGGPLVGQELRQIREHMPNVDTRVAAIFRRNRPILPKGDTVIEADDEVFFIAAKAHIRAVMSELRRLEDSYKRVVIAGGGHIGERLAEAIESRYQVKIIEMNAARCRHLSEVLDSTIVLQGSASDRDLLVEENINDADIFLALTNDDEANIMSSLLAKRLGARKVMTIINNPAYVDLVQGGDIDIAISPQLATIGTLLTHVRRGDIVSVHSLRRGAAEAIEAIAHGDAKSSKVVGKMIEDIALPPGTTIGAIIRDEEVLIAHDDTVIESGDHVILFLVDKKYIRDAERLFQVGLTFF
- a CDS encoding tetratricopeptide repeat protein, whose product is MLAKGVDNALLRFGLGKGYLDQGDAAKAAEHLRRCVEQDPKYSAAWKLLGKALEAQGDFTAAREAWTQGLEAARAHGDKQAEKEMAVFLKRLDKRS
- a CDS encoding DNA-3-methyladenine glycosylase I, giving the protein MPRCFWCNDDPLYIAYHDTEWGVPLKDPAALFELLLLEGFQAGLSWITVLKKRERYREVLFGFDPKRLAVMSDEEIEKLMQDPGIIRNFLKLKAARQNAQAWLRLGDPVALLWSFVDGEPKVNHFSERGQVPAVTPEAEAMSKALKKAGFTFVGPTICYAFMQAAGMVMDHTVDCDRYRELTA
- the glyQ gene encoding glycine--tRNA ligase subunit alpha — protein: MSQTTPAVRTFQDLILALQQYWAEQGCVVLQPYDMEVGAGTFHTATFLRAIGPETWNAAYVQPSRRPTDGRYGENPNRLQHYYQFQVVLKPNPENFQELYLGSLKAIGIDPLVHDIRFVEDNWESPTLGAWGLGWEIWLNGMEVTQFTYFQQVGGIECYPVTGEITYGLERLAMYIQGVDSVYDLVWADGPFGKVTYGDVFHQNEVEQSTYNFEHANVEKLFELFDFYESEANRLIELQLPLPTYEMVLKASHTFNLLDARRAISVTERQRYILRVRTLARAVAQSYLQARARLGFPMATPELRDEVLAKLEAQE
- a CDS encoding lysophospholipid acyltransferase, with amino-acid sequence MDKLKGALVVGFLRLFALLPWRAVQAVGAAIGWLMWKLPNRSRDVVRINLSKCFPEWSPAELEQRVGQSLMDIGRTFTESACAWIWPAEKSIGLVREVEGLDVLHEALASGKGVVGITSHLGNWEVLNHFYCAQCKPIIFYRPPKLKAVDELLQKQRVQLGNRVAPSTKEGILSVIKEVRKGGAVGIPADPEPSLSAGVFVPFLGTQALTSKFVPGMLAGGKARGVFLHALRLPDGAGFKVILEAAPEGMYSENVEEGVAAMSQVVEKYVRAYPTQYMWSMKRFKKRPEGEKKWY
- the rsmB gene encoding 16S rRNA (cytosine(967)-C(5))-methyltransferase RsmB; translated protein: MNPRLAAARALATVLSGKASLGGSLPPQLDKVDPRDRALAQDLAFGAARWQPRLSALAERLLQKPFKAADKDVEALLLVGLYQLFYTRIPAHAAIGETVGCSDKLKKPWAKGLLNAVLRNAQRQGETIFAELERDPAARTAHPRWLQKALKAAWPEHWEAVCAANNAHPPLILRVNRRHGSREAYLAELQQAGIAAEPCTFSHDGIRLVEACDVKTLPGFAEGRVSVQDEAAQLAADLLELAPGQRLLDACCAPGGKTCHVLEAEPGLSEVVAVDLEESRLVRVRENLARLGLQAHLIAADGRDTASWWDGKPFQRILLDAPCSATGVIRRHPDIKLTRQAEDIAALAQLQGELLDTLWPTLEVGGVLLYATCSTLPQENSDNIAAFLARTPGARELDIPGPFGLKQPHGRQLLAQENGHDGFYYAKLIKIAASPRG
- a CDS encoding PilZ domain-containing protein — encoded protein: MANQRQFPRTPMKCRIKISHPSFGELIAQTRDLSDGGVYIRHPELVALPVGSTIRGQVQDLPIEAPILQMEVMRVDAEGAGFRFLDGD